The Pedobacter africanus genome has a window encoding:
- a CDS encoding BatD family protein, with protein sequence MKPYFSFRICLLLLLAGFILKGNAQDIKVTARLDHTVIAMGDQTRLKLSVQLPQKAYVDFPALSDTVSSKVQIVSLDKTDTLTDKGNPALRTITRQYTITSFEPGLHMVPAFVFRSAAGELSTQALPLEVKEVKVDTTKAIYDIKEPLAISYSFMDWLRDNWKWVLGVLLGILLIAGLLYHFIKKRKNRPVPVAVPVPALPLDKLVLDKLNRLKNKKLWEQGQVKAYHSELTDIIRDYLEKRYGIKALEQTSEEIFSGLRHLTIAEQDRNRLRQMLLLADLVKFAKENPLPSDNEQSMENAMNFVKNTKAQVSLTDDKKEEKENGAV encoded by the coding sequence ATGAAGCCATATTTTAGTTTTAGGATTTGTTTGTTGCTGCTTCTGGCAGGTTTTATCCTTAAGGGAAATGCGCAGGATATTAAAGTGACAGCCAGACTGGACCATACGGTGATCGCCATGGGTGATCAGACCAGGCTGAAACTGAGCGTTCAGCTACCGCAAAAGGCATATGTGGATTTTCCTGCGCTGAGCGATACCGTTTCTTCGAAGGTACAGATCGTTTCGCTGGACAAGACAGATACGCTGACAGATAAAGGCAATCCGGCCCTGAGAACAATTACCCGGCAATATACCATTACCTCTTTTGAACCGGGCTTACACATGGTACCGGCTTTTGTATTTCGCAGCGCCGCAGGCGAACTGAGTACGCAAGCCCTTCCCCTGGAGGTAAAGGAAGTAAAAGTAGATACCACCAAAGCGATCTATGACATTAAAGAACCGCTTGCCATTTCCTATTCTTTTATGGATTGGTTAAGGGACAATTGGAAATGGGTGCTGGGTGTCTTATTGGGTATATTGTTGATTGCGGGTTTATTGTATCATTTCATCAAGAAACGTAAAAACAGACCGGTTCCGGTCGCAGTTCCTGTACCTGCCTTACCGTTGGATAAGCTTGTGCTGGATAAACTCAATAGGCTAAAAAACAAGAAGCTTTGGGAGCAGGGGCAGGTTAAGGCCTACCACAGCGAACTAACAGATATTATAAGGGATTACCTGGAAAAACGTTACGGCATCAAAGCATTGGAGCAAACCTCTGAAGAGATCTTTTCGGGATTAAGGCATTTGACCATAGCCGAGCAGGACAGGAACAGGTTGCGGCAAATGCTGTTGCTGGCCGATCTGGTGAAATTTGCAAAAGAAAACCCCTTGCCTTCCGATAATGAACAAAGCATGGAAAATGCCATGAATTTTGTGAAGAACACAAAGGCACAGGTTTCATTGACTGACGATAAAAAGGAGGAGAAAGAAAATGGGGCTGTTTAA
- a CDS encoding vWA domain-containing protein, translating to MGLFKGIEFANKGFFWLLLLVPLMLGWYIWRNRKLQGTLSISVVKAFALPKKNNYGLWRHYGIVLRLLALVTLIVALARPQSAFSWQNSTTEGIDIVIATDISGSMLAEDLKPNRLEAGKNIAIDFIKNRPEDRIGLVIFSGESFTQCPLTIDHDVLINLFGDISNGMVEDGTAIGMGLATAVNRLKESDAKSKVVILLTDGSNTTGSIPPLTAAEIAKQMKVRVYTIGVGTKGYAPYPVKTPFGVQYQQVPVTIDEGVLSKIATVTGGKYFRATNNEKLKQIYQQIDKLERAKIAVTQYHKKTERFLPFALIAVLLLLIEFLLRNTVFKGALT from the coding sequence ATGGGGCTGTTTAAGGGGATTGAATTCGCCAATAAGGGTTTTTTCTGGCTTCTGTTGCTGGTACCATTGATGCTGGGCTGGTACATCTGGAGAAATAGAAAGCTGCAGGGCACATTGAGCATTTCGGTCGTAAAAGCTTTTGCACTCCCGAAAAAAAACAACTACGGTCTTTGGAGGCACTATGGTATTGTGTTGCGTTTGCTGGCATTGGTTACGCTGATTGTGGCACTAGCCAGACCGCAGTCGGCCTTTAGCTGGCAAAATTCTACTACAGAAGGAATTGACATTGTAATTGCTACCGATATTTCGGGCAGCATGCTTGCAGAAGACCTTAAGCCCAACAGGCTGGAGGCCGGAAAGAACATTGCCATAGATTTCATTAAAAACCGCCCGGAAGATAGGATCGGCCTGGTTATTTTTAGCGGCGAGAGTTTTACGCAATGTCCGCTTACTATCGACCACGATGTGCTGATCAATTTGTTTGGTGACATCAGCAACGGAATGGTTGAAGACGGAACGGCAATAGGAATGGGACTGGCCACTGCTGTTAACCGGCTTAAGGAAAGTGATGCAAAAAGCAAGGTTGTGATCCTGCTTACCGACGGATCAAATACCACTGGGTCTATCCCCCCGTTAACAGCGGCCGAGATTGCCAAACAGATGAAGGTAAGGGTATATACCATTGGAGTAGGAACGAAAGGCTATGCGCCATACCCGGTAAAAACACCCTTTGGCGTACAGTACCAACAGGTGCCGGTAACCATTGACGAGGGGGTGCTTTCTAAGATTGCTACAGTAACGGGTGGTAAATATTTTCGTGCTACCAATAATGAGAAGCTGAAGCAGATTTACCAGCAGATTGACAAACTGGAAAGGGCGAAAATTGCGGTTACGCAGTACCATAAAAAGACAGAACGCTTTCTGCCTTTTGCACTCATTGCTGTCCTGCTCCTGCTGATAGAGTTTTTATTGAGAAATACAGTTTTTAAAGGGGCCTTAACTTAA
- a CDS encoding vWA domain-containing protein, with the protein MLRFEHIEFLWALAAIPLLVLLFWMVRRWKKKALANLGDHHTVKKMMPEVSFSRPVLKFVFFLLAYASLILGIANPQIGTKIEEAKRSGSDLMILLDVSNSMLAGDLAPNRLENAKRAISQLIDNLHNDRIGIIIFAGEAYVQLPITTDHSAAKLFLNNITTDIVPTQGTAIGAAIDMGMKSFNFVNGTSKAMILMTDGENHEDDAVAAAKTARSKDVAIHVVGLGSPEGGPVPIYKNGRPVGFHTDEKGKTVMSKLNEQMCKEISEAGNGVYVRASNANSGLGIVMDQVNKMQKKTYDSKDFKSYEDRFQFFLGLSLLFLLLEFFISNRKNLKLSELNLFEVR; encoded by the coding sequence ATGTTACGTTTTGAACATATAGAATTTTTATGGGCACTGGCGGCTATTCCTTTGCTGGTATTGCTTTTCTGGATGGTACGCCGCTGGAAAAAGAAAGCACTGGCCAATCTGGGCGATCATCATACCGTCAAAAAAATGATGCCGGAGGTGTCCTTTAGTCGCCCGGTTTTGAAGTTTGTATTCTTTTTACTGGCTTATGCCTCGCTGATACTGGGTATTGCCAATCCGCAGATCGGAACTAAAATTGAAGAAGCCAAGCGCAGTGGCTCTGACCTGATGATATTGCTTGATGTTTCCAACAGTATGCTGGCTGGTGACCTCGCCCCGAACCGTCTTGAAAATGCAAAGCGTGCAATTTCACAATTGATAGACAACCTGCACAACGACCGTATCGGCATTATCATCTTTGCTGGTGAAGCCTATGTACAGCTGCCCATCACTACGGACCATTCTGCAGCCAAGCTTTTTTTGAACAACATTACTACAGATATTGTGCCTACCCAGGGAACAGCAATAGGAGCTGCAATTGACATGGGGATGAAGTCCTTTAATTTTGTGAACGGCACAAGCAAGGCCATGATCCTAATGACAGATGGCGAGAATCATGAAGATGATGCTGTGGCTGCTGCTAAAACTGCGCGTTCTAAAGATGTAGCCATTCATGTGGTTGGCCTGGGATCGCCGGAAGGCGGGCCGGTGCCTATTTATAAAAATGGCAGGCCTGTAGGTTTTCATACTGATGAAAAGGGTAAAACGGTAATGAGCAAGCTGAACGAACAGATGTGCAAAGAGATTTCGGAGGCTGGAAACGGGGTATATGTACGGGCAAGCAATGCCAACAGCGGCTTGGGTATCGTGATGGACCAGGTCAATAAAATGCAGAAGAAAACTTACGACAGTAAGGATTTCAAAAGTTATGAAGACCGTTTCCAGTTTTTCCTGGGGCTGTCGTTGCTGTTCTTATTGCTGGAGTTCTTTATTTCCAACAGGAAGAACCTAAAATTAAGTGAGTTGAACTTGTTTGAAGTGAGGTAA
- a CDS encoding tetratricopeptide repeat protein yields the protein MKQLIIMLSIVLQAAVVFGQKEKKYIHKGNELYKQGKYAEAEASYRTSVEKAKASVAGNFNLGDALYKQKKYDNAAQKFTDIAASASNKNVKAQAYHNLGNSLLEAKKLEESIEAYKKSLLNNPKDDQTRYNLAYAQEKLKQQQQQNKDDKNKDKNKKDQKNKDQNKDQQDKDKNKKDQQNKDQKDKDKQDQDKQDKKDQQQGQQPQPNQLSKEDAERMLEALKNEEKNTQDKLKNKKAKGVKGRIVKDW from the coding sequence ATGAAACAACTGATCATTATGCTTTCCATCGTATTGCAGGCTGCCGTCGTTTTTGGGCAGAAGGAAAAGAAATATATCCATAAAGGGAATGAACTGTATAAACAGGGGAAGTATGCGGAAGCAGAGGCAAGCTACAGGACTTCCGTAGAAAAAGCGAAAGCATCTGTGGCAGGTAATTTTAACCTGGGTGATGCTTTATACAAGCAAAAGAAGTATGACAATGCAGCACAAAAATTTACAGATATTGCAGCGTCTGCTTCAAATAAAAATGTAAAAGCCCAGGCTTATCACAATTTAGGAAACTCTTTATTGGAAGCAAAAAAGCTGGAGGAAAGCATTGAAGCCTATAAGAAATCACTGCTAAATAACCCTAAGGACGACCAGACCCGCTACAACCTGGCCTATGCGCAGGAAAAGCTGAAACAGCAGCAACAGCAGAATAAGGACGATAAGAACAAAGATAAAAACAAAAAGGATCAGAAAAATAAAGATCAGAACAAGGATCAGCAGGATAAGGATAAAAACAAAAAAGACCAGCAGAACAAAGATCAGAAAGATAAAGACAAACAGGATCAGGATAAGCAGGATAAGAAAGACCAGCAACAGGGGCAGCAGCCACAGCCAAACCAATTGTCTAAAGAAGATGCAGAACGGATGCTGGAAGCTTTGAAAAACGAAGAGAAGAACACACAGGACAAGCTGAAAAATAAAAAAGCCAAAGGAGTGAAGGGGCGTATCGTTAAAGATTGGTAA
- a CDS encoding BatD family protein — MKHYILSILLLLTSAVFAAGTKRIQDIKVTASLSRSQVATGEPFELIFSISGNGNIEAFNPPAFNGFQVLGGPNQSSSFTSINGRTTSSMSLSYDLMAVREGEFIIGGASLVINGKTYKTNAVKLKVIKGSAAPQSTQGNVGGSRQQGQRVEGESSNISRRLFIRAVASKNNVFQGEGLSVTYKLYTNIELLDNALDKLPDFNGFWSQEIKNNDPNVRWETETYQGSRYNVAVLKEIILFPERSGKLSLDPLAMTFLVRQPVASGNSSDPFDMFFGSYKDVKYKIKSSPISINVKPLPEAGKPAGFEGAVGSFSIAAIVDKQALKANEAVNYTLKISGSGNLKLLKAPAVNFPADLEKYDPKLTDHLTESLSGVSGSREYSYLLIPRHEGNYTIEPYQFSYFNPATQRYVTLSTGSFDLKVAKGAPGSNVTAYSSASQQDIKLLAKDISYIKTNTGGLYKKGSSFYGSLTHYLLLCVWPLLFVAAFVYRKRYRENNRDQVSLKGRNANKVAARHLTNAKKQLQAGDKKLFYQDIYKGLYQYLSDKFNIAAAELNKEHIRTQLRERGMGEPLIKQLEETLDLCEMARYAPVTGISEQEVFDKAKNTINEIETNA; from the coding sequence ATGAAACACTATATATTGTCGATTTTGCTGCTGCTAACCAGCGCAGTGTTTGCTGCCGGAACAAAACGCATTCAGGACATAAAGGTAACGGCCTCGTTGAGCAGAAGCCAGGTAGCTACCGGAGAACCTTTTGAGCTTATCTTTTCCATCAGCGGAAACGGGAATATCGAGGCTTTCAATCCTCCTGCTTTCAATGGTTTCCAGGTGTTGGGCGGGCCCAACCAATCGTCGAGTTTTACTTCTATAAACGGAAGGACAACGTCCAGCATGTCCTTAAGCTATGACCTGATGGCGGTAAGGGAGGGAGAATTTATCATAGGAGGAGCTTCACTGGTCATCAATGGCAAAACCTATAAAACCAATGCAGTTAAACTAAAGGTCATAAAAGGCAGTGCAGCTCCCCAGAGCACACAGGGCAATGTTGGTGGCAGCCGGCAGCAGGGCCAGCGGGTGGAAGGGGAATCTTCGAATATCTCCAGGCGCTTATTCATCCGGGCAGTGGCCAGTAAAAACAATGTATTTCAGGGGGAGGGCCTTTCGGTAACCTATAAGTTGTATACCAATATAGAGCTGCTGGACAATGCGCTTGACAAGCTGCCTGATTTCAACGGATTCTGGAGCCAGGAAATCAAGAACAACGACCCAAATGTTCGCTGGGAGACAGAGACCTATCAGGGGAGCAGGTATAATGTGGCTGTACTGAAAGAAATAATCCTGTTCCCTGAACGTTCCGGAAAGCTGAGCCTGGATCCTCTGGCCATGACCTTTCTGGTGCGGCAGCCTGTTGCCTCGGGCAATTCAAGTGACCCCTTTGATATGTTCTTTGGTTCTTATAAGGATGTTAAATATAAAATCAAGAGCTCGCCCATCAGCATCAATGTAAAGCCATTGCCTGAAGCTGGCAAACCTGCAGGTTTTGAAGGGGCCGTAGGGAGTTTCTCTATAGCCGCCATTGTAGATAAACAGGCATTAAAGGCAAATGAGGCTGTTAATTACACTTTAAAGATCAGCGGCTCGGGTAATTTAAAGCTGCTGAAGGCACCCGCGGTTAATTTTCCTGCCGATCTGGAAAAATACGACCCTAAGCTCACAGATCACCTTACAGAAAGCCTGAGCGGTGTGTCAGGAAGCAGGGAATACAGTTATCTGCTTATTCCGCGGCATGAAGGGAATTATACCATTGAACCTTACCAGTTCTCCTATTTCAATCCGGCAACGCAAAGGTATGTTACACTTTCTACCGGATCATTTGATTTAAAGGTGGCCAAGGGTGCACCTGGTTCTAACGTTACAGCTTATTCTTCTGCCAGCCAGCAAGACATTAAATTGCTGGCTAAAGACATCAGCTATATCAAAACAAATACTGGCGGATTGTATAAGAAAGGCAGTTCATTCTACGGGTCGCTAACCCATTACCTGTTATTGTGTGTATGGCCTTTGTTGTTTGTTGCCGCATTTGTCTATCGCAAACGGTATAGGGAAAATAACCGCGATCAGGTGAGCTTGAAAGGGAGAAATGCGAATAAAGTGGCTGCCAGACATCTGACAAACGCAAAAAAGCAATTGCAGGCTGGTGATAAAAAGTTGTTTTACCAGGACATTTACAAAGGTTTGTATCAATATCTTAGCGATAAATTCAATATTGCTGCTGCCGAGCTGAATAAGGAACATATTCGTACACAGCTTAGGGAAAGAGGCATGGGGGAGCCTTTGATCAAACAGCTGGAAGAAACGCTTGACCTTTGCGAGATGGCCAGGTATGCCCCGGTCACCGGTATATCTGAGCAGGAGGTATTTGATAAAGCAAAAAACACCATTAATGAGATTGAGACCAATGCGTAG
- a CDS encoding SH3 domain-containing protein: protein MRRQLKNAFYGWLLFLAMPLLSLANEQPEALLKKGNAAYAREQYKEALTAYEQVLDAGYESAALYFNMGNANYKLNEMPSAILNYEKALKLTPGDGDLRLNLKLANTKITDRIEQVPEFFLNSWWRGFIFFFSANALSVFNILCFFLGFALLIAYLFLIDVFRKKAAFYAGIVLLSLGLLSFVMASVQSAYMGKRQAIVFSGATDVKSGPDTKQKTLFVIHAGTKVDIRESSNDWINVELPDGNSGWIPSADVKEI, encoded by the coding sequence ATGCGTAGACAACTAAAAAATGCATTTTATGGCTGGCTTTTGTTTCTGGCCATGCCCCTGCTTTCCCTGGCAAATGAACAACCGGAGGCTTTGCTGAAAAAGGGAAATGCTGCTTATGCCAGGGAACAGTATAAAGAAGCACTTACCGCATACGAGCAGGTACTGGATGCAGGGTACGAATCTGCTGCCCTGTATTTCAATATGGGCAATGCCAATTATAAGTTAAATGAAATGCCTTCGGCAATCTTAAACTACGAAAAGGCACTTAAATTGACGCCTGGCGACGGGGACCTGAGACTGAACCTGAAACTGGCAAATACTAAAATAACGGACCGGATAGAACAGGTTCCGGAGTTTTTCCTGAACAGCTGGTGGAGAGGATTTATCTTCTTTTTTTCCGCCAATGCCTTATCGGTATTCAACATCCTTTGTTTTTTTCTGGGTTTTGCCCTGCTTATCGCTTACCTGTTCCTGATTGATGTATTCCGTAAAAAGGCTGCTTTTTATGCAGGTATAGTGCTTTTGTCACTCGGACTGCTCAGTTTTGTAATGGCCAGCGTACAGTCGGCCTATATGGGCAAGCGGCAGGCCATTGTTTTTAGCGGGGCAACAGATGTTAAAAGCGGGCCGGATACCAAACAAAAGACTTTGTTTGTGATTCATGCCGGAACCAAGGTAGATATCAGAGAAAGCAGCAACGACTGGATTAATGTTGAACTGCCGGACGGCAACTCCGGCTGGATCCCATCGGCCGATGTTAAGGAAATATAA
- a CDS encoding AsmA family protein, whose product MKKALKITGISFGVLLLMLFTAPYLFKETISREVQQSINKSIRGEIKFSGVGLSFFSHFPSLTLNLSDFLLKGAAPFERDTLLYSKSLAFRVNLASIFSDKIKIDQVYLDESVINIEVDKKGNANYDVYESKEKATTQADTAATAIKIEGIFINKSKLIYNDHSVPMLISARDLNYSGKGDLSKAIFDLSSRAEIGSLDVYYNNEPYLLNKKINARLVTKINTNSLDLMFDENDLKINSLPIHFVGRFSFIEGGYDIKFRTKAKETDLHNIFTALPPAIAERMEKTNIKGYAEIKASLIGKYLAGQHIMPTLSFNLKIREGEISNPKAPEPISKLYINLQTKLPSLNPDSLYINMDSLYFNMGKDYVGAMLNLRGLKEPEIYVNSRADIDLEKWAKIFSLEQLRGRFLMNLHGEGKYTRKVVRSGIRQVDTVIATVPVFKLTSSLSNGYFKYASLPAAIDKINFNINGHNKDGDYRHTEFELSNLNIQALSNYIRGFAKLKTSGNRPIDVQLNGLLNLAEIKEFYPLKDLELNGKLNLNLKSRGAYNKKKKQFPVTEAAILLNDGRIKTAHFDQALERIMIDGVLTNRDGSLKNTVMNIKPVSFEMGGQPFQLRAAVQNLENISYKITSKGSVDIGKMYRIFAVKGYDVKGSVFTDVSFSGRQSDAMAGRYHKLDNRGRVVIKEMTFNSDLFPKSFLVKNGVFSFKQDKMKFEQFRGSYGQSDFSMEGFLGNVVNYVLLDKAKLTGTFNLKSGKLYADELMAYNDAAPVSASKGSAAASGVIIIPDNLNVSLTADAGSVYYNGLVIKNAKGRVTLNNGTLELNQTQFNLIDAAVSMDAKYKSLSPVAAAFDYHIQAKEFDIAKAYKEIKLFRDMATSAAKVKGVIGLDYQLSGKLNKDMMPVYPSLKGEGILSVKKVSLMGFKLMNAVSKATRRDSLSNPDVSEVQIKSKIANNVISIERFKMRVAGFRPRFEGQVSFDGRLNMSGRLGLPPFGILGIPLSITGTQENPKVALKRNKEGKLEETSEE is encoded by the coding sequence TTGAAAAAAGCATTAAAAATTACGGGAATAAGCTTTGGCGTTTTATTGCTGATGTTATTCACGGCCCCATATTTATTTAAGGAAACCATTTCAAGGGAAGTCCAGCAATCCATCAATAAAAGTATTCGGGGTGAAATTAAGTTCAGTGGTGTGGGGCTGTCTTTTTTCAGTCATTTCCCATCGCTTACACTTAACCTGAGTGATTTTTTGCTGAAAGGCGCTGCGCCGTTTGAAAGAGATACCCTGTTGTATAGTAAATCGCTTGCATTCAGGGTAAACCTGGCCAGTATTTTCTCCGATAAAATAAAAATAGACCAGGTATACCTGGATGAGTCGGTGATCAATATTGAGGTTGATAAAAAAGGGAATGCCAATTATGATGTTTATGAAAGTAAAGAGAAAGCTACCACCCAAGCCGATACTGCTGCTACTGCCATAAAGATAGAAGGTATTTTTATCAATAAAAGCAAGCTGATTTATAACGACCATTCCGTTCCGATGCTGATCAGTGCCAGGGACTTGAACTATTCGGGCAAGGGAGATCTGAGCAAGGCCATATTCGACCTGAGCAGTAGAGCGGAGATTGGCTCACTGGATGTTTATTATAACAATGAGCCCTATCTGTTAAATAAAAAGATCAATGCCAGGCTGGTTACCAAGATCAATACCAACTCGCTGGACCTGATGTTTGATGAAAATGACCTGAAGATCAATTCTCTGCCCATTCATTTTGTGGGCAGATTTTCCTTTATAGAAGGAGGGTACGACATCAAGTTCAGAACAAAGGCGAAGGAAACCGATCTGCACAATATATTTACGGCGCTACCCCCTGCAATTGCAGAGCGGATGGAAAAGACAAACATCAAGGGCTATGCAGAGATCAAGGCCTCTTTAATCGGGAAATACCTTGCGGGGCAGCACATTATGCCAACGCTGTCTTTTAACTTAAAGATAAGGGAGGGTGAGATTTCCAACCCTAAAGCTCCTGAGCCTATCAGCAAGCTGTACATTAACCTGCAGACCAAGCTCCCTTCTTTAAATCCGGATAGCCTGTACATCAACATGGACAGCTTATACTTCAACATGGGAAAAGACTATGTAGGCGCCATGCTCAATTTAAGGGGTTTGAAAGAACCGGAGATTTACGTGAACAGCCGGGCCGATATAGACCTGGAGAAATGGGCGAAGATTTTTAGTCTGGAACAGCTCAGGGGACGGTTTTTAATGAACCTGCATGGTGAAGGTAAGTACACCAGAAAGGTAGTTCGGAGCGGCATCAGGCAGGTAGATACCGTAATTGCTACCGTTCCTGTATTTAAATTAACTTCCAGCTTAAGCAATGGATATTTTAAATATGCGTCACTTCCGGCAGCTATCGATAAAATTAATTTTAACATCAATGGCCATAACAAAGATGGCGATTACAGGCATACAGAATTTGAACTGAGCAACCTGAACATACAGGCGCTATCGAATTACATCAGGGGATTTGCAAAATTGAAAACCTCGGGCAATAGACCTATTGATGTGCAGCTGAACGGACTGCTGAACCTGGCAGAAATTAAGGAGTTTTATCCTTTAAAAGATCTGGAGCTGAATGGTAAGTTAAACCTGAACCTGAAAAGCAGGGGTGCTTACAACAAAAAGAAAAAGCAGTTTCCGGTTACCGAGGCGGCTATTCTGTTGAATGATGGCAGGATTAAAACTGCGCATTTTGACCAGGCCCTGGAGCGGATTATGATTGATGGGGTGCTCACCAACCGCGACGGCAGTTTAAAAAATACGGTAATGAACATTAAACCGGTGTCCTTTGAAATGGGCGGACAACCTTTTCAATTGCGTGCTGCGGTACAGAACCTGGAAAACATCAGTTACAAAATTACCTCTAAAGGCAGCGTTGATATTGGTAAGATGTACCGGATTTTTGCGGTCAAGGGTTACGATGTAAAGGGATCTGTTTTTACGGATGTTTCATTTAGCGGCCGCCAGAGCGATGCGATGGCCGGAAGGTATCACAAACTGGACAACAGGGGTAGGGTAGTGATTAAGGAAATGACCTTTAATTCAGACCTTTTCCCGAAATCCTTCCTGGTAAAAAACGGGGTGTTTTCCTTCAAACAGGATAAAATGAAGTTTGAGCAGTTTAGGGGCAGCTATGGGCAGTCTGACTTCAGCATGGAAGGTTTTCTCGGAAATGTGGTGAACTATGTGCTTTTGGATAAAGCCAAACTTACCGGTACTTTTAACCTGAAAAGCGGAAAGCTCTATGCAGATGAATTAATGGCTTATAATGATGCTGCGCCAGTATCGGCTTCAAAAGGCAGTGCTGCTGCCAGTGGGGTAATTATCATTCCTGATAATTTAAATGTAAGTTTAACTGCAGACGCAGGTTCAGTGTATTACAATGGCTTGGTCATAAAAAATGCAAAGGGTAGGGTTACACTTAACAATGGGACGCTGGAATTGAACCAAACGCAGTTTAACCTGATTGATGCTGCGGTGAGCATGGACGCTAAATACAAAAGCCTGAGCCCTGTTGCAGCTGCATTTGATTACCATATACAGGCGAAGGAATTCGATATTGCAAAGGCCTATAAGGAGATTAAGCTGTTCAGGGACATGGCTACCTCGGCTGCCAAAGTTAAAGGAGTAATAGGCCTGGATTACCAGCTTTCGGGTAAACTGAACAAAGATATGATGCCGGTATATCCGTCTTTAAAAGGGGAAGGCATACTTTCTGTGAAAAAGGTAAGCCTGATGGGCTTTAAGCTGATGAATGCGGTAAGCAAGGCGACCAGGCGCGACAGTCTGAGCAATCCTGATGTCTCGGAAGTACAGATTAAAAGTAAGATAGCCAATAACGTCATCAGTATAGAGCGGTTTAAAATGCGTGTAGCCGGTTTCAGGCCACGTTTTGAAGGACAAGTAAGTTTTGACGGGCGTTTGAACATGAGTGGCCGTTTGGGTCTGCCGCCATTTGGTATATTGGGTATCCCTTTAAGCATTACCGGTACACAGGAGAATCCAAAAGTGGCCCTTAAGCGGAACAAAGAGGGGAAGCTGGAAGAAACATCGGAGGAGTAA
- a CDS encoding YdeI/OmpD-associated family protein has product MKSLAFQATLEIIGINPYVQVPEVTLAEIFDQAGKNKGPIPVAGTINGLPYQQTLLRYNGLWRLYINTTMLKDSPKRIGETIKVTIKFDPSDKTITPHPGLIKALKENSAAKSKFEQLSPSLQKEIVRYISSLKTEKSRNQNIEKAIQFLLGNGPFIGRKTI; this is encoded by the coding sequence ATGAAAAGTCTTGCTTTCCAGGCCACGCTGGAAATAATTGGGATCAATCCCTACGTCCAGGTTCCTGAAGTTACTCTAGCCGAAATTTTTGATCAGGCTGGAAAAAATAAAGGTCCCATTCCTGTAGCCGGAACCATAAACGGCTTACCATACCAGCAAACGCTTTTAAGGTATAACGGACTTTGGCGACTTTACATCAATACCACAATGCTTAAAGATTCTCCCAAGCGTATCGGAGAAACTATCAAAGTGACCATTAAATTTGATCCTTCCGACAAAACAATTACACCTCATCCTGGATTAATTAAGGCATTAAAAGAAAATTCAGCAGCCAAATCTAAATTTGAGCAGCTCAGCCCTTCCCTGCAAAAAGAGATTGTAAGATACATTTCCAGCTTAAAAACCGAGAAAAGCAGAAACCAGAATATTGAAAAAGCAATTCAATTTTTATTGGGCAATGGCCCGTTTATAGGAAGAAAAACGATTTAA
- a CDS encoding CDP-alcohol phosphatidyltransferase family protein codes for MKKYLKHIPILLIYSRLLFSVLILLLSFIQPEHFRPIINMLLITGLITDVFDGIIARKLNVSTVKLRRMDSFIDQVFWLSALTAAYVICSDFFKENGLLLLTLLGAEALTYIVSYLKFRKEVATHAIASKIWTLTILATLVQLMATCDSGWLFMTCFYLGMITRMEIIAILFIIRKWENDVPSLYHAVMIRKGKPIKRNKLFNG; via the coding sequence ATGAAGAAATACTTAAAACACATTCCAATTCTATTAATTTACAGCCGCTTGTTGTTTAGTGTGCTGATTTTATTGCTGAGTTTTATACAGCCGGAGCATTTCAGGCCAATTATCAATATGTTGCTAATAACCGGCTTAATTACCGATGTTTTTGATGGGATCATTGCCCGAAAATTAAATGTTTCTACGGTTAAACTTCGCCGTATGGATTCATTCATAGACCAGGTTTTCTGGTTAAGTGCATTGACTGCTGCCTATGTAATTTGTAGCGATTTTTTCAAAGAAAATGGACTCCTGTTGCTTACCTTGTTGGGTGCAGAGGCGCTGACGTATATAGTAAGTTACCTGAAATTCAGAAAAGAAGTGGCTACACATGCCATTGCTTCAAAGATCTGGACACTGACTATTCTTGCTACACTGGTGCAGCTTATGGCTACCTGTGATTCCGGCTGGCTGTTTATGACTTGTTTTTATCTCGGAATGATTACCAGAATGGAGATTATTGCCATTCTCTTTATCATCAGGAAATGGGAAAATGATGTGCCAAGCCTTTATCATGCGGTAATGATCCGAAAGGGGAAGCCGATTAAAAGGAATAAATTATTTAATGGCTAA